One segment of Marinobacter sediminum DNA contains the following:
- a CDS encoding LutC/YkgG family protein, whose protein sequence is MSSRETILQRLRNRSGGELTAPECDFSVLKRPDWSTAERVDLFEKTIESVHGEVHRCTEDNWIDRLSELLTTRGARNLLVPKEHEIGLKLRSEVERDDLPSLLIYDEPIESWQTALFNDVDASITSTRGGIAETGSLILWPTADEPRLMSLVPPIHVAVLFAREIYTTFHEAMLDQNWGAGMPTNALLVSGPSKTADIEQTLAYGVHGPKELIVLIIE, encoded by the coding sequence GTGAGTTCCAGAGAGACAATTTTACAGCGCCTGCGCAATCGCAGCGGGGGCGAACTGACCGCTCCGGAATGCGACTTTTCCGTCCTGAAGCGGCCGGACTGGTCCACTGCGGAGCGGGTCGACCTGTTCGAGAAAACCATTGAGTCGGTTCATGGTGAGGTGCACCGCTGCACGGAAGACAACTGGATTGACCGGCTCTCGGAACTGCTCACCACACGTGGAGCCCGTAACCTGCTGGTGCCGAAAGAGCATGAGATCGGACTCAAGCTGAGATCGGAGGTGGAACGGGACGACCTGCCCAGCCTGTTGATCTACGACGAGCCCATTGAGAGCTGGCAGACGGCCCTGTTCAACGACGTGGACGCGAGCATTACCTCTACCCGTGGCGGAATTGCCGAAACCGGGTCCCTGATCCTTTGGCCAACCGCTGACGAGCCACGGCTGATGAGCCTGGTACCACCAATACACGTGGCGGTGTTGTTCGCCCGGGAAATTTATACCACCTTCCACGAAGCCATGCTCGACCAGAACTGGGGTGCTGGCATGCCAACCAATGCGCTGCTAGTATCCGGGCCTTCCAAAACCGCGGACATTGAGCAGACTCTGGCCTACGGTGTCCACGGCCCCAAAGAGCTGATTGTGTTGATTATTGAATGA